A genome region from Vulpes lagopus strain Blue_001 chromosome 7, ASM1834538v1, whole genome shotgun sequence includes the following:
- the BRK1 gene encoding protein BRICK1, with amino-acid sequence MAGQEDPVQREIHQDWANREYIEVITSSIKKIADFLNSFDMSCRSRLATLNEKLTALERRIEYIEARVTKGETLT; translated from the exons ATGGCGGGCCAAGAGGATCCGGTGCAGCGGGAGATTCACCAGGACTGGGCGAACCGGGAATACATTGAGGTCATCACCAGCAGCATCAAGAAGATCGCGGACTTTCTCAACTCATTCG ATATGTCTTGTCGTTCAAGACTTGCAACACTAAACGAGAAATTGACAGCCCTCGAGCGGAGAATAGAGTACATTGAAGCACGG GTGACAAAAGGTGAGACCCTCACCTAG
- the VHL gene encoding LOW QUALITY PROTEIN: von Hippel-Lindau disease tumor suppressor (The sequence of the model RefSeq protein was modified relative to this genomic sequence to represent the inferred CDS: inserted 2 bases in 2 codons; substituted 1 base at 1 genomic stop codon): MPRKAGNVEEAEAGAEEVGVEEVGPEESGGEESGAEESGPEESDPEEPGAAAEMEAGQPRPVLRSGSSXEPAQVVFCIRCPRLVLRVWLSXHGDPQPYPTLPPGTGRIHSYRGHLWLFRDAGTYDGLLVNQTELFVPSLNVDGQPIFANITLPVYTLKERCLQVVRSPVKAENHRSLDLVRSLXDDLEDHPNVRKDLERLAQEHIENQQMEGETEYFN, from the exons ATGCCCCGGAAGGCAGGGAACGTGGAGGAGGCCGAGGCGGGCGCCGAGGAGGTGGGCGTCGAGGAGGTGGGCCCTGAAGAGTCCGGCGGGGAGGAGTCTGGCGCGGAGGAGTCCGGCCCGGAAGAGTCTGACCCGGAGGAGCCGGGCGCTGCGGCGGAGATGGAGGCCGGGCAGCCGCGGCCGGTGCTGCGCTCGGGGAGCT TGGAGCCGGCCCAGGTCGTCTTCTGCATCCGCTGCCCGCGCCTCGTGCTGCGCGTGTGGCTCA TCCACGGCGACCCGCAGCCCTACCCGACGCTGCCGCCGGGCACGGGCCGCATCCACAGCTACCGAG GTCACCTTTGGCTCTTCCGAGATGCCGGGACATATGATGGGCTTCTGGTTAACCAAACTGAACTGTTTGTGCCATCTCTCAATGTTGATGGACAGCCAATTTTTGCCAACATCACACTGCCAG TGTATACTCTGAAGGAGCGGTGCCTCCAGGTTGTCCGAAGCCCAGTCAAGGCTGAGAACCACAGGAGCCTGGACCTCGTGAGATCCCTCTAGGACGATTTGGAAGACCACCCGAATGTAAGGAAAGACCTGGAGCGGCTGGCACAGGAGCACATTGAAAATCAGCAGATGGAAGGGGAGACTGAGTACTTTAATTGA